The following are encoded in a window of Bacteroidales bacterium genomic DNA:
- a CDS encoding T9SS type A sorting domain-containing protein, with amino-acid sequence MKKITRHKASMSALIPRIMLLSVLLSGSIAIAQTLNVQSFDLDGNGEVYVFQDCPPVFDEFQNHNTVLWLQGGTTWFGQAYDYLGGLSYQAKVSNCGTVSANNSSHLFLDGDGSRTITLDWQNWASVYSLLEVPYYAEADNTFWFDVDVEIAPGGGLNPGDPVTLYFYYWIFGAGITDHEAGMEDPISTTNTFTFSGNNILGGGFNFNNPPGPQGWNRVNLAGTMNLNVGDVIPLNFSSFHDIEINPPGKPYMGGFRDFAKANIKGYLVLSFDSLAIPPQFQPNYNPRIEFSLDIGSDAERSDPAQNGNEVFDPGDAYLMRGPYMLSPFNGVKDDATIFGFDPAPDPNDATTAVPCGVGPYQPDMYFELDGMDNMQASLTTLNYGQGQPSIGYFNDSLILIANNFLISYDDDGMENWSVNFSGFQSVPVNSQSPLGFDTYGKSSRADEVVAVDLDAYNIPSFPFTLDSLWTETDVHPNLFPNPDLQESEDDDVNALNYFPNQYIDGYFYFSVDSEATFNHPLVFGALNPGSIYQLLSPGNFVEVVNPVIHLGLQDSTDVNAFTFGWVWDINNLRLGLALLFSVDVDDWTTTQDESGGKDPSMIYYSFLDGTHHEFMAAPLKDNIDALTIVPGSFNGYMLPPVPGCNAPTSLTVAVSSTFADLMWTEPAPPPSNGYEIELYDVNNVIIYTSTVPAGTNLYHFAGLNPNSTYTAVVRSDCGGGQYAEDAITFTTQPIDGDYGDAPEGSIAYPALGIFGNFPTCTSPGIPGSYIVHEVNPALLFGPAIDYETDGNAGFCPNFTPNQYNQDECYQDTDAGLILPLPHTITGPPGSETVVPCIPGSVHVPWKTCRLAVWGVSVDMHVENMTGSEAYFNLLADWNQDGEWTGSMTCPDGSVAPEHAVVNFAIPAGFSGPLSQLNPPKFRIGMNEGYVWVRFTLTETPVPAGWYGEGIFSTGETEDYLIALEDPNLQGDVYIDNVTFASGYDDCTEAQDDIVMSNSMVESGANVVLVADNSIRILPLTHIESGAQFLATIDIDGNYCSNYKSLVFADDDEIADEMLAIDKADSQLFRVYPNPTTGAFTIELFNHDEQFRISIEVFGTLGERIMGIASQGELLHALDLSGKQPGMYFIRVVRNDEIGVEKLILR; translated from the coding sequence ATGAAAAAAATTACACGCCATAAGGCCAGCATGTCAGCTCTCATTCCCCGGATAATGCTATTGTCCGTATTGCTTTCAGGCAGTATTGCTATTGCACAAACACTCAATGTACAGTCATTTGACCTCGATGGTAATGGTGAAGTATATGTTTTTCAAGACTGTCCGCCTGTTTTTGATGAATTCCAAAATCATAATACCGTGTTATGGTTACAGGGAGGTACCACGTGGTTCGGACAAGCATATGATTACCTTGGCGGCTTGTCTTACCAGGCCAAAGTGAGCAATTGCGGCACCGTTAGCGCCAACAATTCCTCCCACCTGTTTCTTGATGGCGATGGCAGCCGGACAATTACGCTCGACTGGCAGAACTGGGCGAGTGTGTACTCCTTACTGGAGGTCCCATATTATGCAGAAGCTGACAATACATTCTGGTTTGATGTAGACGTTGAGATAGCTCCCGGGGGTGGGCTTAATCCAGGCGATCCCGTTACCCTGTACTTCTATTATTGGATTTTCGGTGCAGGTATTACAGATCATGAAGCCGGGATGGAAGATCCAATCTCAACCACCAATACTTTTACTTTTAGTGGCAATAACATACTGGGAGGAGGATTTAATTTTAATAACCCTCCCGGCCCTCAAGGTTGGAACCGGGTAAACCTTGCCGGAACCATGAACCTGAATGTTGGAGATGTAATACCATTAAATTTCTCCTCTTTTCATGACATTGAGATAAACCCTCCTGGCAAACCTTACATGGGCGGTTTCAGAGATTTTGCCAAAGCCAATATAAAGGGATATCTTGTTTTATCTTTTGATTCCCTTGCGATCCCACCTCAATTTCAACCAAATTATAATCCGAGGATTGAGTTCTCACTTGATATCGGATCAGATGCGGAACGCAGCGACCCTGCCCAAAATGGCAATGAAGTGTTTGACCCGGGCGATGCCTACCTGATGAGAGGGCCTTATATGCTTTCGCCATTTAACGGGGTAAAAGATGATGCCACCATTTTTGGTTTTGATCCAGCCCCTGATCCCAATGATGCTACAACTGCCGTTCCCTGCGGGGTGGGTCCTTATCAACCCGATATGTATTTTGAACTTGACGGGATGGACAATATGCAGGCTTCGCTGACGACACTTAATTATGGCCAGGGCCAGCCATCCATCGGCTATTTCAATGATAGCCTAATACTGATTGCCAATAATTTCCTGATTTCATACGACGATGACGGGATGGAAAACTGGTCAGTGAATTTTTCAGGTTTTCAATCAGTGCCTGTAAATTCGCAGTCGCCTTTGGGGTTTGATACCTATGGAAAAAGCTCCAGGGCTGATGAAGTGGTGGCTGTTGACCTGGATGCTTACAATATTCCATCGTTCCCTTTCACTCTCGACTCGCTCTGGACTGAAACGGATGTTCATCCAAATCTATTTCCAAATCCTGATCTACAGGAATCAGAAGATGACGATGTGAATGCGCTGAATTATTTCCCGAACCAGTATATTGACGGCTACTTTTATTTTAGCGTTGACAGCGAAGCTACTTTCAATCATCCGCTTGTTTTTGGCGCCTTGAACCCGGGTTCGATCTATCAATTGCTAAGCCCAGGTAATTTTGTGGAAGTAGTAAACCCGGTCATACATCTTGGATTGCAGGATAGTACCGACGTAAATGCATTTACATTTGGCTGGGTATGGGATATCAATAACCTAAGGCTGGGGCTGGCGCTATTGTTCAGTGTTGATGTTGATGACTGGACCACAACTCAGGACGAATCCGGTGGCAAGGACCCATCCATGATTTATTATTCCTTTCTTGATGGAACGCATCATGAGTTCATGGCTGCACCGCTGAAAGACAATATTGATGCCCTCACCATTGTACCTGGCTCATTCAATGGGTATATGCTACCGCCAGTTCCCGGATGCAATGCCCCAACATCGCTTACAGTAGCAGTGAGTTCAACTTTTGCTGACCTGATGTGGACAGAACCTGCCCCTCCCCCATCGAATGGTTATGAAATTGAATTGTATGATGTCAACAATGTGATCATTTATACTTCAACCGTTCCTGCAGGAACCAACCTTTATCATTTTGCAGGGTTGAATCCAAATTCAACTTATACGGCCGTTGTGCGATCCGATTGTGGTGGCGGACAGTATGCCGAGGATGCCATTACTTTTACAACCCAGCCGATTGACGGGGATTATGGCGATGCCCCAGAGGGTTCCATTGCCTATCCGGCCCTTGGTATATTTGGTAATTTCCCCACTTGCACCAGTCCTGGAATACCAGGCAGCTATATTGTACATGAAGTAAATCCGGCGCTATTGTTTGGCCCGGCCATAGACTATGAAACCGATGGCAATGCAGGCTTCTGTCCAAACTTTACTCCGAACCAGTATAATCAGGACGAATGCTACCAGGATACGGATGCAGGCCTCATTTTGCCTTTACCACATACTATTACCGGGCCTCCCGGTTCAGAAACTGTTGTGCCATGTATCCCGGGCAGTGTTCATGTGCCATGGAAAACCTGCCGGCTTGCAGTGTGGGGTGTGAGTGTTGACATGCACGTTGAAAACATGACAGGATCGGAAGCCTACTTTAACCTGCTGGCTGACTGGAACCAGGATGGAGAATGGACTGGATCAATGACCTGCCCGGATGGCAGCGTTGCACCGGAACATGCGGTGGTGAACTTTGCAATACCTGCGGGTTTCTCCGGCCCACTTTCGCAGCTCAACCCGCCTAAGTTTCGGATTGGCATGAATGAAGGTTATGTGTGGGTAAGGTTTACACTTACTGAAACACCAGTGCCTGCCGGATGGTATGGAGAAGGGATTTTCAGTACCGGCGAAACCGAAGATTACCTTATTGCGCTTGAAGATCCGAACCTGCAGGGTGATGTATACATTGATAATGTGACCTTCGCCAGCGGTTACGACGACTGCACCGAAGCCCAGGATGATATTGTAATGAGCAACTCTATGGTTGAAAGCGGTGCCAATGTTGTACTGGTGGCTGATAATTCGATCAGGATACTGCCGCTGACCCATATTGAAAGTGGGGCGCAATTCCTTGCCACCATTGATATTGACGGCAATTATTGCAGCAATTACAAGAGCCTGGTATTTGCCGATGACGATGAAATTGCTGATGAAATGCTTGCAATAGACAAGGCAGATTCACAACTGTTCAGGGTTTATCCCAATCCCACAACCGGCGCTTTCACCATCGAACTGTTCAATCATGACGAGC
- a CDS encoding Crp/Fnr family transcriptional regulator: MSGHCENPERNCLNCDLKSPLFCFLTDEELVLVRDNKITVVYKKGETIRKQGTYMSHVLSINSGFAKLYLEGLDNHNAIIRIIKPTNFVGGPGIYLDRLHHYTLSALTDCSVCFIDVDLFKKLIDENKTFANELMKDFSKSILSVYNRLIFLTQKQMPGRMADTLIYLFEEIFQTPRFSMYLSKQDLADLSGMAKDSAIKILRDFQNAGLIRITDSDLMIIDPEALKRISRTG, translated from the coding sequence ATGAGCGGCCATTGTGAAAATCCGGAGCGTAACTGCCTGAACTGTGATCTGAAATCACCACTGTTTTGTTTTCTCACCGACGAGGAACTTGTGCTGGTAAGGGATAATAAAATCACAGTCGTTTATAAGAAGGGCGAAACCATCCGGAAGCAGGGTACCTATATGTCGCATGTACTGTCAATTAATTCAGGTTTTGCGAAACTCTACCTTGAAGGCCTGGACAATCATAATGCGATCATCAGGATTATCAAACCTACCAATTTTGTGGGAGGCCCCGGCATTTACCTCGATCGCTTACATCATTATACTTTATCTGCCCTCACTGATTGCAGCGTTTGTTTCATTGATGTTGATCTCTTTAAAAAGCTGATTGACGAAAACAAAACCTTCGCAAATGAATTGATGAAGGATTTTAGCAAGAGTATCCTATCGGTATATAATCGTCTTATCTTTTTAACCCAAAAACAAATGCCCGGGCGGATGGCCGATACATTGATATACCTTTTTGAGGAAATATTTCAAACACCCAGGTTCAGTATGTACCTTTCAAAACAGGACCTGGCAGACCTTTCGGGTATGGCAAAGGACAGCGCCATCAAGATATTAAGGGATTTTCAGAATGCAGGTCTCATCCGTATTACTGATAGCGATTTGATGATTATTGATCCCGAAGCATTGAAACGGATCAGCAGAACCGGGTAA